One genomic window of Diospyros lotus cultivar Yz01 chromosome 8, ASM1463336v1, whole genome shotgun sequence includes the following:
- the LOC127808703 gene encoding uncharacterized protein LOC127808703 isoform X1, producing the protein MAQFLNLPRPPPPAAAVNCRSSTRPDCSPRLRGDGWASVRRGLDSNGRFTCLFSDNRREEQARKALESALGGKKTEFEKWDKEIKKREEAGGGGDTGGGGWFRWGRWFGGSNDDNSWQEAQQASLAVLGIILMYLIIAKGEVMLAVVFNPLLFALRGMRNGLTFITSWILRTVAPASHVNFENIRREEVHTHISAKERVVRKWGNE; encoded by the exons ATGGCCCAATTCCTGAACCTACCGCGCCCTCCGCCTCCAGCAGCCGCCGTAAACTGCCGGTCATCGACCCGTCCCGACTGCTCCCCACGTCTACGTGGCGACGGCTGGGCTTCTGTGCGCCGCGGCCTCGACTCCAACGGCAGATTCACTTGCCTCTTCTCGGATAATCGGAGGGAG GAACAAGCGAGGAAAGCTTTAGAAAGTGCACTTGGTGGAAAGAAAACTGAATTTGAGAAATGGGACAAAGAAATTAAGAAGAGAGAGGAGGCAGGGGGTGGAGGTGATACTGGTGGAGGAGGCTGGTTTAGATGGGGAAGATGGTTTGGTGGATCCAATGATGACAACTCTTGGCAGGAAGCACAGCAAGCAAGTCTTGCTGTCTTGGGTATTATACTTATG TATCTCATAATAGCGAAAGGTGAGGTGATGCTTGCTGTTGTTTTCAACCCCCTGCTGTTTGCTTTGCGAGGAATGAGAAACGGATTGACTTTTATAACATCATGGATTTTGCGAACGGTAGCTCCCGCTAGTCATGTCAATTTTGAGAACATCCGAAGGGAGGAAGTCCACACCCACATTTCTGCCAAGGAAAGAGTAGTGAGAAAATGGGGAAATGAATAG
- the LOC127808698 gene encoding uncharacterized protein LOC127808698 → MVSDQEIAKGVEAVLRLRQSDPNTVTTLNGVVQQLEAKLGLDLSHKASFISHQISLLLSPTPSTDHLSPQYHPQVPSHFALPPHHHHLYRSADVLNFNNPPPPQPQLQRQQREANVLNAAANASEIPKESTPAGTKRRGGSGGLNKVCGVSPELQAIVGQPALPRTEIVKQLWAYIRKNNLQDPSNKRNIICDEALRIVFETDCTDMFKMNKLLAKHIIPLEPTKKSGQVKKLKLDVESATGSVESGPPLVVISEALANFFATGEKEMLQSEALRCVWEYIKVNRLEDPMNSMAIICDAKLRELFGCESISALGISEMLARHHLFKQC, encoded by the exons ATGGTGTCCGACCAAGAGATAGCAAAAGGAGTAGAGGCTGTGCTCCGCCTCCGGCAATCTGACCCTAACACCGTCACAACCTTAAACGGCGTTGTTCAGCAACTGGAGGCGAAACTAGGCCTCGACCTGTCCCACAAGGCCAGCTTCATCAGCCATCAGATCAGCCTCCTCCTATCACCGACCCCCTCTACAGACCATTTGTCCCCTCAGTACCACCCCCAAGTCCCTTCCCACTTTGCCCTTCCCCCGCACCACCACCACCTCTACCGCTCCGCCGACGTTCTCAACTTCAACAACCCTCCGCCGCCGCAACCTCAACTGCAGAGACAACAAAGGGAAGCAAATGTTCTCAATGCGGCTGCTAATGCCTCTGAAATTCCGAAAGAAAg TACTCCTGCTGGAACCAAAAGAAGAGGAGGGTCAGGAGGCCTAAACAAGGTTTGTGGTGTTTCACCTGAACTTCAGGCCATTGTTGGTCAGCCAGCGCTGCCAAGGACTGAG ATTGTGAAGCAGCTTTGGGCATATATTAGGAAAAACAATCTCCAGGATCCAAGCAACAAGAGGAATATAATCTGTGATGAAGCTTTACGCATTGTGTTTGAAACAGATTGCACTGATATGTTCAAGATGAATAAACTGCTTGCTAAACATATTATTCCTCTTGAACCTACGA AAAAATCAGGCCAAGTTAAAAAGTTGAAGCTAGATGTTGAATCTGCAACTGGAAGTGTTGAATCTGGTCCACCTCTGGTAGTAATATCTGAAGCCCTTGCCAACTTTTTTGCTACTGGAGAAAAGGAGATGCTCCAATCAGAGGCCTTGAGATGTGTTTGGGAGTACATAAAGGTTAATCGTTTGGAG GATCCTATGAACTCAATGGCAATAATATGTGATGCAAAGCTTCGGGAGCTTTTTGGATGTGAAAGCATTTCTGCACTGGGTATATCAGAGATGTTGGCACGCCATCATCTATTCAAGCAATGCTGA
- the LOC127808701 gene encoding uncharacterized protein LOC127808701: MISASLPLLVCGARTSYTPCLSLKCHLKNSPHKANISAVVHLPLLLRKDFIQFSFCSRYGGISMAALSAKDSGSGEEDNGALEAVLKLYTAIKHRNISELSDIIEEECQCLSNFISTFQPFYGKKQVLDFFSTLMKNMGTSIQFVVQPTLHDGMNVGVSWSLECNKTHVPLGKGFSLYMCHAYQGKVMIRNVEMFMEPLLHIEPLRLKMMGSWMTVMDKIGSNAVFKGNMKRSIYLLLALLLMIALLLFPRLFCKKP; encoded by the exons ATGATCTCAGCGTCACTCCCATTATTGGTCTGTGGAGCAAGAACTTCATACACTCCTTGTCTCAGTCTGAAATGTCATCTCAAAAACTCTCCTCACAAAGCAAATATTTCCGCCGTCGTTCATTTACCATTATTGCTCCGCAAAGATTTCATTCAATTCAGCTTCTGCTCAAGGTACGGAGGCATATCAATGGCGGCGTTGAGCGCCAAAGATTCAGGATCAGGAGAGGAAGATAACGGCGCTTTGGAGGCGGTTCTTAAGCTTTATACTGCAATAAAACACAGAAATATCAGCGAGTTGTCTGATATAATCGAGGAAGAATGCCAGTGCCTATCCAACTTCATCTCCACGTTTCAACCCTTCTATGGGAAGAAG CAAGTGTTGGATTTCTTCTCCACTCTGATGAAAAACATGGGAACTAGCATTCAGTTTGTGGTGCAACCCACACTTCATGATGGGATGAATGTTGGTGTTTCTTGGAGTTTAG AATGCAACAAGACTCATGTACCTCTAGGGAAAGGTTTCAGCTTGTACATGTGCCATGCCTACCAAGGGAAAGTTATGATAAG GAATGTGGAGATGTTCATGGAGCCACTGCTTCACATTGAACCTCTTAGATTG AAAATGATGGGTTCTTGGATGACTGTAATGGACAAGATTGGATCCAATGCAGTGTTCAAGGGTAATATGAAGAGATCAATATATCTCCTGCTGGCTCTTCTCCTCATGATAGCCTTACTCTTGTTTCCAAGGCTCTTTTGCAAGAAGCCATAG